Proteins from a single region of Neomonachus schauinslandi chromosome 10, ASM220157v2, whole genome shotgun sequence:
- the NKX2-4 gene encoding homeobox protein Nkx-2.4: MSLSPKHTTPFSVSDILSPIEETYKKFGGAMDGAPPGLGAPLGAAAAYRAPPLGPSSQAAAVAGMQPPHAMAGHNAAAAAAAAAAAAAAAAATYHMPPGVSQFPHGAMGGYCNGGLGNVGELPTYTDGMRSGAAAAATGWYGANPDPRYSSISRFMGPSAGVNVAGMGSLTGIADAAKTLAPLHAAAAAPRRKRRVLFSQAQVYELERRFKQQKYLSAPEREHLASMIHLTPTQVKIWFQNHRYKMKRQAKDKAAQQLQQEGGLGPPPPPPPSPRRVAVPVLVKDGKPCQNGASTPTPGQAGPQPPAPTPAPELEELSPSPPALHGPGGGLAALDAAAGDYGGGGGVLGANLLYGRTW, encoded by the exons ATGTCGTTGAGCCCCAAGCACACGACGCCCTTCTCCGTGTCCGACATCCTGAGCCCCATCGAGGAGACCTACAAGAAGTTCGGCGGCGCAATGGACGGCGCGCCGCCCGGCCTGGGGGCGCCCCTGGGGGCCGCGGCCGCCTACCGTGCGCCGCCGCTCGGCCCCTCCTCTcaggcggcggcggtggcgggcATGCAGCCACCCCACGCCATGGCGGGCCACaacgcggcggcggcggcggcggccgcggcggccgcggcggccgcGGCTGCCGCCACCTACCACATGCCGCCGGGCGTTTCGCAGTTCCCGCACGGCGCCATGGGCGGCTACTGCAACGGCGGCCTGGGCAACGTGGGCGAGCTTCCCACCTACACGGACGGCATGCGGAGCGGCGCGGCCGCCGCGGCCACCGGCTGGTACGGCGCCAACCCGGACCCGCGCTACTCGTCAA TCTCCAGGTTCATGGGGCCATCGGCGGGCGTGAACGTGGCCGGCATGGGGTCGCTGACGGGCATCGCGGACGCCGCCAAGACGCTGGCGCCGTTGCATGCGGCTGCGGCGGCTCCGCGAAGGAAGCGTCGCGTGCTCTTCTCGCAGGCGCAGGTCTACGAGCTGGAGCGTCGCTTCAAGCAGCAGAAGTACCTGTCGGCTCCCGAGCGCGAGCACCTGGCCAGCATGATCCACCTGACGCCCACGCAGGTCAAGATCTGGTTCCAGAACCACCGTTACAAGATGAAGCGGCAGGCCAAGGACAAGGCGGCgcagcagctgcagcaggagGGCGGCCTGGGCCCtccgccgcctccgccgccgtCCCCGCGTCGCGTGGCGGTGCCCGTGCTGGTCAAGGACGGCAAGCCGTGCCAGAACGGTGCCAGCACGCCGACACCCGGCCAGGCCGGCCCGCAGCCACCGGCCCCGACGCCCGCGCCTGAGCTCGAGGAGCTGTCGCCCAGCCCGCCCGCGCTGCACGGCCCTGGGGGCGGCCTGGCGGCCCTGGACGCGGCCGCGGGGGActacggcggcggcggcggcgtgcTTGGCGCCAACCTGCTCTATGGCAGGACGTGGTGA